CGGGCGTGTTGCTGGGCGATGATGATCGGCCGTTGCCGAAAAGCTCCGTCGCAATGAGGAACTGGCGCGTGGGGTCGAGCGCTTTGCCGGGGCCGATCAGCCACTCATAGCCGTGCATCTCCGCCATGTAATGCGAGGGCAGCAGCACGGCGTTGTCACCGGCGGCATTGAGATGGCCGTAGGTGCCGTAGACGACCTTGGCTTCCGGCAATACGACGCCACTTTCGGTGCGGAAGTTGCGCAGCACAAAGCTGTGTTCGACGGGCTCGATTTTTGCAGTTGTGGAATCCTGGGGCGCTGCCTGTGCGCTCAGCGAGGTAAGCGCGATAAGGGTGCATAGGAACAATTTCAAGCGATTCGATCTCCTGTAGAGCCTGACTGTCAGATGCGGATCAAATACGGACTAATTCCTGCTGGCGTGGGCCGGTGACCCAGGCGCGGCCGGGGATGGTGAGCATGTTGACTTCGCTGCGGATGCCGAACTGGGGGTGCGCGCCGAAGTTCGGGGGCAGGTAGATGCCGGGTTCGACGGAGAAGCAGGTGTTGGGCAGGATCAGGCGCTCGTCGTGAGTTTCCAGGTTGTCTAGGTGAGCGCCTGAGCCGTGGAGTTCGGCGGCGATGTTGTGGCCGGTCCGGTGGGTGAAGTATTCCGCGAATCCGGCTCGGCGGATGACTTCGCGGGCGGCGTCGTCCGGTTCGTAGCCGTGCAAGGGGCGATTGATGGCGAAGGCCTGCTCAACGACGGCGATGGCTGCGTCGCGGGCGTCGCGGACGGTCGAGAAAACGCGCTGCTCCAGTTCGGTGGGCTCGCGGCCGATGACGCCGGTCCAGGTGATGTCGTAGTGGATGCTGGGCAGGCCGGCGGCGAGAGCTTCGGTTTTGGCCCAGATGTCGATGAGCAGGAAGTCGCCGTTGCGGATGGGGCGCGCGCTGGCTGCTGTTGGCTCGTAGTGGGAGTCGGCGCTGTTGGGGCCGACGCTGACGTTGGGTCCGTTTTCAAAGGTGAGGCCTTCGCGGCGCATGGCGTCTGCGAACCACTGGACCATGTCGTATTCGGTGATGACGCCGGGCTTGCCTGAGGCTGGGTGCAGGACGCGGCCGATCTCACGAAAGGCCTGGGCGAGGATGGCGTCGATCTTGCGCTGGGCGACGTTGTGGCTGGCCATCTGGTCGGCGGTGAGGACGGCTTCGAACTGACTGATGAGGTCGGCGGAGCTGACGATTTCTTTGCCGAGCGAGCGCAGGAGTTCGATTGTGCCTGCGTCGACCATGGAGACGTACATGATGGCGTTGCGCGGCGAGTACTGCATGGCCACGCGGCGCGAGCCGGTGAGCATGGCGTCGAGGGCGGATTCAAGCTCCTGCCAGCTTGAGTAGGCGGATTTTGAGCCGGGAAGGCTGTCGAGGCGTCCGGCTTCGATGCGATGGACGAGCTTGCGCGGCTCGCCGATGGCCGGGACGAAGTAGTACCAGCGGCGTGTGACGTGCGCGTGCGGGTCCAGCCCGAGGATGC
This portion of the Acidicapsa acidisoli genome encodes:
- a CDS encoding M24 family metallopeptidase, whose protein sequence is MQLEAIQAALRAAQLDGWLFYDHHHRDPIATRILGLDPHAHVTRRWYYFVPAIGEPRKLVHRIEAGRLDSLPGSKSAYSSWQELESALDAMLTGSRRVAMQYSPRNAIMYVSMVDAGTIELLRSLGKEIVSSADLISQFEAVLTADQMASHNVAQRKIDAILAQAFREIGRVLHPASGKPGVITEYDMVQWFADAMRREGLTFENGPNVSVGPNSADSHYEPTAASARPIRNGDFLLIDIWAKTEALAAGLPSIHYDITWTGVIGREPTELEQRVFSTVRDARDAAIAVVEQAFAINRPLHGYEPDDAAREVIRRAGFAEYFTHRTGHNIAAELHGSGAHLDNLETHDERLILPNTCFSVEPGIYLPPNFGAHPQFGIRSEVNMLTIPGRAWVTGPRQQELVRI